From a single Ascaphus truei isolate aAscTru1 chromosome 2, aAscTru1.hap1, whole genome shotgun sequence genomic region:
- the LOC142487324 gene encoding uncharacterized protein LOC142487324, translating into MVWSLANCREKREEHFKLLFTDEVLHGQPTEPIDLTAKDRFKILEKLLLTEGKHWLETKTLQSYLDVGRIPRGLRFSKKPTFGKDNSKFMQEWNRIQDECSNDLIRLIIYERNREIKQLEKEILKAIKALEPIVIDTDCSEIEHDLKVKLEYEEDELLKTKHSKFLRDKLDYQQGRQRDWAKKDRGRVVGDEYIPNKKERGGSAHSKNRYQDHHTYDEKRESRTNKNDRSNRDRSRSNHGKGYRNPNYKGKNYIEGFRYGSKPQGQYRNYENEYKNPHVRTSRYSPRNSSKFSPKRPARLEPTTDSPSFLDLIRTRLERKVKTVKDIANTPQEKRKIRDVSDEEHEEGPEHKRRGYSWEGTP; encoded by the coding sequence ATGGTTTGGAGCCTAGCTAATTGtagagagaaaagggaggaacACTTTAAACTTCTTTTTACAGATGAAGTGTTACATGGTCAGCCCACTGAACCGATTGATCTAACAGCAAAAGATCGTTTTAAAATATTGGAAAAGCTATTGCTTACTGAGGGCAAGCACTGGCTTGAGACCAAAACCCTACAGAGTTATCTAGATGTGGGTAGAATACCTAGAGGTCTCAGGTTTTCTAAAAAACCCACCTTCGGTAAAGATAACTCAAAATTTATGCAGGAGTGGAATAGGATCCAGGATGAGTGCTCTAATGATCTCATTAGGTTAATTATTTATGAAAGGAACCGCGAGATCAAACAATTAGAGAAAGAGATTTTGAAAGCAATTAAGGCATTAGAACCTATAGTTATAGATACAGACTGCTCAGAGATTGAGCATGATCTTAAAGTAAAGTTAGAATATGAGGAAGATGagcttttaaaaacaaaacacagtaAATTTTTAAGAGATAAATTAGACTATCAgcaagggagacagagagactgggcgaaaaaagatagaggaagggtagtaggtgatgaatatatccccaataaaaaagagagagggggatccgCACATTCAAAAAACAGATATCAGGATCATCACACCTATGAcgaaaagagagagagcagaactaATAAAAATGATAGATCAAATAGAGATCGATCACGCTCTAACCATGGTAAGGGGTATCGTaatcccaattataaagggaaaaattacattgaGGGTTTTAGATATGGTTCTAAGCCTCAGGGCCAATATAGAAACTATGAAAATGAATACAAAAACCCCCATGTAAGAACATCTAGATACTCACCCAGAAACTCCTCCAAATTCTCACCTAAACGCCCAGCTAGACTGGAACCAACtacagattcaccttcttttttagacCTAATTCGAACAAGGTTGGAGAGGAAGGTGAAAACTGTAAAGGATATAGCGAATACCccacaagagaaaagaaagataAGGGATGTGTCagacgaggaacacgaggagggaccagagcacaaaagaagaggGTACTCTTGGGAAGGGACACCGTAG